In Arachis hypogaea cultivar Tifrunner chromosome 2, arahy.Tifrunner.gnm2.J5K5, whole genome shotgun sequence, a genomic segment contains:
- the LOC112747560 gene encoding uncharacterized protein isoform X2, producing the protein MMHKAENLLVNNHGRDPGFSKPHFQPGFATVSNKCQDLRSNINNRAGEEFPVQFVNDGVASRRIPVPRDISQMRENRAAQSRENGDVKYECLTNILGLKKLESQRSDVSDLISLKEPTHEMENGASVTVGELIDEWGDHGTRVPSVVQNGSMHLNGHVGSILDDSRNGRMKFLCSFDGKILPRPSDGKLRYVGGQTRMISIKKDVSWEELMKKTFGICSQPHTIRYQLPGEDLDSLISVSSDEDLQHMIEEYQGLERNEGSQRLRIFLIPLGESDEACSFVASTIPQSDPDYQYVVAVNGMPGPTLRNSAGQCLTNEASQLNAPGLQKNSLNAFYPVEASSGIHALNADGSFNDSLNMHRCNNQSPQISSIRIKGGGSSMGYTQLLGNNSCQDSIESNASFITAQLQPENSPINPADRRYPQQVTLNLLNESLPCQRDDVCPPKKHIGGQFSNCSPHKESVTPSYLENSNFQQAESSGTNNPPFGLLHSFSDPQLHESLTRSCYCSQEGSVLSFSLNHAKAQPSSMLQSSFSQGNLIELQQDSSLLYPQLQKSSGTNGIHKDSILIGKKYPVPQSDVNGSSFMAKHAENNSLTSEKINIIEGKNPFDETNGNFYEGKSLAAHLGHVTELNLLDSFPANKLNAKINMQKDWELSSEDMSQSTINSKKYAVAEGMNGGQGSDFALTRNIKLNGSVPTCRETSCHKKSLGDLTCELSTEPTSCKASQVQPSMSCHDACFNEISTLSTASLYHVHHNDPGPCSNSPTNDHHIPNNTNFHKVPSFIDDDLITSTDQIFPVIGGHFAGKSKPGDVMPGLSKNLGNCDGVNQTKPFGLVEDVTGVVPRVIHSTFASIPPIVDVNGCMPVSLSCTEGDSIIADSEPEDFKYDEADKNDSLSDAMIAEMEASIYGLQIIKSADLEELKELGSGTYGTVYHGKWRGSDVAIKRIKKSCFGGKPSERERLTKDFWREAQILSNLHHPNVVAFYGIVPDAAGGTLATVTEYMVNGSLRHVLIRKDRLLDDRKRLIIAMDAAFGMEYLHSKNIVHFDLKCDNLLVNLRDPERPICKVGDFGLSRIKRNTLISGGVRGTLPWMAPELLNGSSNRVSEKVDVFSFGISMWELLTGEEPYADMHYGAIIGGIVKNTLRPPIPEHCDPEWKKLMEDCWSRDPESRPSFTEITNRLRSMYKALQAKGVVRHDR; encoded by the exons ATGATGCATAAGGCGGAGAACCTGTTAGTCAACAATCATGGGAGGGATCCTGGTTTCTCAAAGCCACACTTCCAGCCAGGATTTGCCACTGTTTCTAATAAATGTCAGGATCTACGTAGTAATATCAATAATAGGGCAGGGGAAGAATTTCCTGTGCAGTTTGTTAATGATGGAGTTGCTTCTAGAAGAATTCCTGTTCCTCGTGACATATCCCAAATGCGTGAAAATAGAGCagcacaaagtagagaaaatggCGACGTCAAGTATGAGTGTCTTACTAATATTTTGGGGCTGAAGAAATTGGAATCTCAGAGGTCAGATGTAAGTGACCTTATATCTCTGAAAGAGCCAACTCATGAGATGGAGAATGGGGCTTCTGTCACTGTTGGTGAATTAATTGATGAGTGGGGTGATCATGGGACACGTGTGCCATCTGTTGTGCAGAATGGATCCATGCATTTGAATGGTCATGTTGGTTCAATTTTAGATGACTCTCGGAATGGGAGAATGAAGTTTCTGTGCAGCTTTGATGGAAAAATATTACCGAGGCCTAGTGATGGAAAACTCAGATATGTAGGGGGACAGACCCGCATGATATCCATTAAGAAGGATGTTTCGTGGGAAGAGCTTATGAAGAAGACTTTCGGTATTTGCAGCCAACCTCATACAATCAGATATCAACTTCCTGGGGAGGATCTCGATTCTCTGATATCTGTTTCGTCTGATGAGGATCTTCAACATATGATTGAGGAATACCAAGGGCTTGAAAGAAATGAAGGTTCACAAAGactcagaatatttttaattCCCTTGGGTGAATCTGATGAGGCATGTTCATTCGTGGCAAGCACAATTCCACAGAGTGATCCTGATTACCAATATGTTGTTGCTGTGAATGGCATGCCAGGGCCTACTCTTAGAAATAGTGCTGGGCAGTGTTTGACAAATGAAGCAAGTCAATTGAATGCACCTGGTTTACAGAAAAATTCTCTCAATGCCTTTTATCCTGTGGAAGCCAGCAGTGGTATTCATGCTTTGAATGCAGATGGAAGTTTTAATGATTCTCTTAATATGCACAGATGCAACAATCAATCTCCACAAATTTCCTCTATTCGAATTAAGGGAGGAGGTTCAAGTATGGGTTATACACAGTTGCTTGGTAATAATTCATGCCAAGATAGTATTGAGAGCAATGCATCGTTTATTACTGCTCAGCTGCAACCTGAGAACTCCCCCATAAACCCTGCTGATCGCAGATACCCCCAACAAGTAACTTTGAATCTCTTAAATGAAAGTCTCCCCTGTCAACGTGATGATGTTTGTCCACCAAAGAAGCACATTGGAGGTCAATTTAGCAACTGCAGTCCTCACAAGGAATCTGTGACCCCTTCATATCTGGAAAATTCAAACTTTCAACAGGCTGAATCTAGTGGTACTAACAATCCCCCTTTTGGgttgcttcattcattttctGATCCACAGTTGCATGAGAGTTTAACAAGGTCTTGTTACTGCTCACAAGAAGGATCTGTCCTCTCTTTCTCCTTGAACCATGCAAAGGCTCAGCCATCTTCCATGTTACAGTCTAGTTTCTCACAAGGAAATCTTATTGAGCTCCAGCAAGATTCCAGTCTCCTTTATCCTCAATTACAAA AATCATCAGGAACGAATGGAATTCATAAAGATAGCATTTTAATTGGAAAAAAGTATCCTGTGCCTCAATCTGATGTAAATGGATCTAGCTTTATGGCGAAGCATGCTGAGAACAATTCTTTAACTTCAGAAAAAATCAATATAATTGAAGGAAAGAATCCTTTTGATGAAACAAATGGCAACTTTTATGAAGGGAAATCACTTGCTGCTCATCTGGGACACGTGACTGAATTGAATCTTCTGGATTCCTTCCCTGCTAATAAATTGAATGCCAAGATTAATATGCAAAAGGATTGGGAGCTAAGTTCTGAGGACATGAGCCAAAGTACTATAAATAGTAAGAAATATGCTGTTGCTGAAGGTATGAATGGTGGACAAGGATCTGATTTTGCATTGACAAGAAACATCAAGTTAAATGGTTCAGTGCCAACCTGTCGAGAAACCTCTTGCCACAAAAAATCTCTTGGTGATCTTACGTGTGAGCTGTCAACCGAACCTACTTCTTGTAAAGCTTCGCAAGTTCAACCTTCCATGAGTTGCCATGATGCCTGTTTTAATGAAATTTCAACTTTAAGCACTGCTTCTTTGTATCATGTACATCATAATGATCCCGGTCCTTGTTCAAATTCACCTACAAATGATCATCACATTCCAAACAACACTAATTTCCACAAAGTTCCTTCTTTTATTGATGACGACTTGATAACCAGTACTGACCAGATCTTTCCAGTTATTGGGGGGCACTTTGCTGGAAAGTCAAAACCTGGAGATGTCATGCCAGGACTATCAAAAAATTTAGGAAACTGTGATGGTGTTAATCAAACAAAACCATTTGGGCTTGTAGAAGATGTGACTGGTGTCGTTCCTCGAGTCATTCATTCTACATTTGCATCCATCCCCCCAATTGTGGATGTAAACGGATGTATGCCTGTATCCTTGTCTTGTACAGAGGGAGATAGCATCATCGCAGACTCTGAACCTGAG GATTTTAAATACGATGAAGCTGACAAAAATGATTCCCTTTCTGACGCAATGATAGCAGAAATGGAAGCGAGCATCTATGGTCTGCAG ATAATAAAGAGTGCTGATCTTGAAGAACTTAAGGAGTTAGGATCTGGTACTTATGGAACTGTTTATCATGGAAAATGGCGGGGAAGTGATGTTGCTATAAAGAGGATTAAGAAGAGCTGTTTTGGAGGGAAACCTTCTGAACGAGAACGATTG ACTAAAGATTTTTGGAGAGAGGCACAAATcctttcaaatcttcaccatcCCAATGTTGTTGCATTTTATGGGATAGTACCAGATGCAGCTGGGGGAACATTGGCAACTGTAACCGAATATATGGTTAATGGTTCCCTACGGCATGTCCTCATCAGGAAAGATAG ATTACTAGATGACCGTAAAAGGCTAATAATTGCCATGGATGCGGCTTTTGGTATGGAATATTTGCACTCCAAAAACATTGTTCACTTTGATTTGAAGTGTGACAATTTGCTTGTCAATCTAAGGGATCCAGAACGACCCATATGCAAG GTTGGAGATTTTGGATTATCAAGAATTAAGCGGAACACCCTGATATCTGGTGGTGTGCGAGGAACCCTTCCTTGGATGGCACCAGAGCTGTTGAATGGCAGTAGCAACAGGGTTTCTGAAAAG GTTGATGTCTTCTCATTCGGCATTTCAATGTGGGAGCTCTTGACTGGTGAGGAACCTTATGCAGATATGCATTATGGTGCCATTATTG GGGGGATTGTAAAGAACACTCTTAGACCACCTATTCCAGAACATTGTGATCCTGAATGGAAGAAACTCATGGAAGATTGTTGGTCGCGTGATCCTGAAAGTCGCCCATCGTTCACCGAGATAACTAACCGGTTACGATCTATGTATAAGGCGCTTCAAGCAAAAGGGGTTGTCAGGCACGACAGATAA
- the LOC112747560 gene encoding uncharacterized protein isoform X1 — protein MMHKAENLLVNNHGRDPGFSKPHFQPGFATVSNKCQDLRSNINNRAGEEFPVQFVNDGVASRRIPVPRDISQMRENRAAQSRENGDVKYECLTNILGLKKLESQRSDVSDLISLKEPTHEMENGASVTVGELIDEWGDHGTRVPSVVQNGSMHLNGHVGSILDDSRNGRMKFLCSFDGKILPRPSDGKLRYVGGQTRMISIKKDVSWEELMKKTFGICSQPHTIRYQLPGEDLDSLISVSSDEDLQHMIEEYQGLERNEGSQRLRIFLIPLGESDEACSFVASTIPQSDPDYQYVVAVNGMPGPTLRNSAGQCLTNEASQLNAPGLQKNSLNAFYPVEASSGIHALNADGSFNDSLNMHRCNNQSPQISSIRIKGGGSSMGYTQLLGNNSCQDSIESNASFITAQLQPENSPINPADRRYPQQVTLNLLNESLPCQRDDVCPPKKHIGGQFSNCSPHKESVTPSYLENSNFQQAESSGTNNPPFGLLHSFSDPQLHESLTRSCYCSQEGSVLSFSLNHAKAQPSSMLQSSFSQGNLIELQQDSSLLYPQLQSKLPNNIESSELYGRQDLTSSSPYSESSGTNGIHKDSILIGKKYPVPQSDVNGSSFMAKHAENNSLTSEKINIIEGKNPFDETNGNFYEGKSLAAHLGHVTELNLLDSFPANKLNAKINMQKDWELSSEDMSQSTINSKKYAVAEGMNGGQGSDFALTRNIKLNGSVPTCRETSCHKKSLGDLTCELSTEPTSCKASQVQPSMSCHDACFNEISTLSTASLYHVHHNDPGPCSNSPTNDHHIPNNTNFHKVPSFIDDDLITSTDQIFPVIGGHFAGKSKPGDVMPGLSKNLGNCDGVNQTKPFGLVEDVTGVVPRVIHSTFASIPPIVDVNGCMPVSLSCTEGDSIIADSEPEDFKYDEADKNDSLSDAMIAEMEASIYGLQIIKSADLEELKELGSGTYGTVYHGKWRGSDVAIKRIKKSCFGGKPSERERLTKDFWREAQILSNLHHPNVVAFYGIVPDAAGGTLATVTEYMVNGSLRHVLIRKDRLLDDRKRLIIAMDAAFGMEYLHSKNIVHFDLKCDNLLVNLRDPERPICKVGDFGLSRIKRNTLISGGVRGTLPWMAPELLNGSSNRVSEKVDVFSFGISMWELLTGEEPYADMHYGAIIGGIVKNTLRPPIPEHCDPEWKKLMEDCWSRDPESRPSFTEITNRLRSMYKALQAKGVVRHDR, from the exons ATGATGCATAAGGCGGAGAACCTGTTAGTCAACAATCATGGGAGGGATCCTGGTTTCTCAAAGCCACACTTCCAGCCAGGATTTGCCACTGTTTCTAATAAATGTCAGGATCTACGTAGTAATATCAATAATAGGGCAGGGGAAGAATTTCCTGTGCAGTTTGTTAATGATGGAGTTGCTTCTAGAAGAATTCCTGTTCCTCGTGACATATCCCAAATGCGTGAAAATAGAGCagcacaaagtagagaaaatggCGACGTCAAGTATGAGTGTCTTACTAATATTTTGGGGCTGAAGAAATTGGAATCTCAGAGGTCAGATGTAAGTGACCTTATATCTCTGAAAGAGCCAACTCATGAGATGGAGAATGGGGCTTCTGTCACTGTTGGTGAATTAATTGATGAGTGGGGTGATCATGGGACACGTGTGCCATCTGTTGTGCAGAATGGATCCATGCATTTGAATGGTCATGTTGGTTCAATTTTAGATGACTCTCGGAATGGGAGAATGAAGTTTCTGTGCAGCTTTGATGGAAAAATATTACCGAGGCCTAGTGATGGAAAACTCAGATATGTAGGGGGACAGACCCGCATGATATCCATTAAGAAGGATGTTTCGTGGGAAGAGCTTATGAAGAAGACTTTCGGTATTTGCAGCCAACCTCATACAATCAGATATCAACTTCCTGGGGAGGATCTCGATTCTCTGATATCTGTTTCGTCTGATGAGGATCTTCAACATATGATTGAGGAATACCAAGGGCTTGAAAGAAATGAAGGTTCACAAAGactcagaatatttttaattCCCTTGGGTGAATCTGATGAGGCATGTTCATTCGTGGCAAGCACAATTCCACAGAGTGATCCTGATTACCAATATGTTGTTGCTGTGAATGGCATGCCAGGGCCTACTCTTAGAAATAGTGCTGGGCAGTGTTTGACAAATGAAGCAAGTCAATTGAATGCACCTGGTTTACAGAAAAATTCTCTCAATGCCTTTTATCCTGTGGAAGCCAGCAGTGGTATTCATGCTTTGAATGCAGATGGAAGTTTTAATGATTCTCTTAATATGCACAGATGCAACAATCAATCTCCACAAATTTCCTCTATTCGAATTAAGGGAGGAGGTTCAAGTATGGGTTATACACAGTTGCTTGGTAATAATTCATGCCAAGATAGTATTGAGAGCAATGCATCGTTTATTACTGCTCAGCTGCAACCTGAGAACTCCCCCATAAACCCTGCTGATCGCAGATACCCCCAACAAGTAACTTTGAATCTCTTAAATGAAAGTCTCCCCTGTCAACGTGATGATGTTTGTCCACCAAAGAAGCACATTGGAGGTCAATTTAGCAACTGCAGTCCTCACAAGGAATCTGTGACCCCTTCATATCTGGAAAATTCAAACTTTCAACAGGCTGAATCTAGTGGTACTAACAATCCCCCTTTTGGgttgcttcattcattttctGATCCACAGTTGCATGAGAGTTTAACAAGGTCTTGTTACTGCTCACAAGAAGGATCTGTCCTCTCTTTCTCCTTGAACCATGCAAAGGCTCAGCCATCTTCCATGTTACAGTCTAGTTTCTCACAAGGAAATCTTATTGAGCTCCAGCAAGATTCCAGTCTCCTTTATCCTCAATTACAAAGTAAGTTACCAAATAATATTGAGTCTTCTGAGTTGTATGGAAGGCAGGATTTGACATCATCTTCTCCATATTCAGAATCATCAGGAACGAATGGAATTCATAAAGATAGCATTTTAATTGGAAAAAAGTATCCTGTGCCTCAATCTGATGTAAATGGATCTAGCTTTATGGCGAAGCATGCTGAGAACAATTCTTTAACTTCAGAAAAAATCAATATAATTGAAGGAAAGAATCCTTTTGATGAAACAAATGGCAACTTTTATGAAGGGAAATCACTTGCTGCTCATCTGGGACACGTGACTGAATTGAATCTTCTGGATTCCTTCCCTGCTAATAAATTGAATGCCAAGATTAATATGCAAAAGGATTGGGAGCTAAGTTCTGAGGACATGAGCCAAAGTACTATAAATAGTAAGAAATATGCTGTTGCTGAAGGTATGAATGGTGGACAAGGATCTGATTTTGCATTGACAAGAAACATCAAGTTAAATGGTTCAGTGCCAACCTGTCGAGAAACCTCTTGCCACAAAAAATCTCTTGGTGATCTTACGTGTGAGCTGTCAACCGAACCTACTTCTTGTAAAGCTTCGCAAGTTCAACCTTCCATGAGTTGCCATGATGCCTGTTTTAATGAAATTTCAACTTTAAGCACTGCTTCTTTGTATCATGTACATCATAATGATCCCGGTCCTTGTTCAAATTCACCTACAAATGATCATCACATTCCAAACAACACTAATTTCCACAAAGTTCCTTCTTTTATTGATGACGACTTGATAACCAGTACTGACCAGATCTTTCCAGTTATTGGGGGGCACTTTGCTGGAAAGTCAAAACCTGGAGATGTCATGCCAGGACTATCAAAAAATTTAGGAAACTGTGATGGTGTTAATCAAACAAAACCATTTGGGCTTGTAGAAGATGTGACTGGTGTCGTTCCTCGAGTCATTCATTCTACATTTGCATCCATCCCCCCAATTGTGGATGTAAACGGATGTATGCCTGTATCCTTGTCTTGTACAGAGGGAGATAGCATCATCGCAGACTCTGAACCTGAG GATTTTAAATACGATGAAGCTGACAAAAATGATTCCCTTTCTGACGCAATGATAGCAGAAATGGAAGCGAGCATCTATGGTCTGCAG ATAATAAAGAGTGCTGATCTTGAAGAACTTAAGGAGTTAGGATCTGGTACTTATGGAACTGTTTATCATGGAAAATGGCGGGGAAGTGATGTTGCTATAAAGAGGATTAAGAAGAGCTGTTTTGGAGGGAAACCTTCTGAACGAGAACGATTG ACTAAAGATTTTTGGAGAGAGGCACAAATcctttcaaatcttcaccatcCCAATGTTGTTGCATTTTATGGGATAGTACCAGATGCAGCTGGGGGAACATTGGCAACTGTAACCGAATATATGGTTAATGGTTCCCTACGGCATGTCCTCATCAGGAAAGATAG ATTACTAGATGACCGTAAAAGGCTAATAATTGCCATGGATGCGGCTTTTGGTATGGAATATTTGCACTCCAAAAACATTGTTCACTTTGATTTGAAGTGTGACAATTTGCTTGTCAATCTAAGGGATCCAGAACGACCCATATGCAAG GTTGGAGATTTTGGATTATCAAGAATTAAGCGGAACACCCTGATATCTGGTGGTGTGCGAGGAACCCTTCCTTGGATGGCACCAGAGCTGTTGAATGGCAGTAGCAACAGGGTTTCTGAAAAG GTTGATGTCTTCTCATTCGGCATTTCAATGTGGGAGCTCTTGACTGGTGAGGAACCTTATGCAGATATGCATTATGGTGCCATTATTG GGGGGATTGTAAAGAACACTCTTAGACCACCTATTCCAGAACATTGTGATCCTGAATGGAAGAAACTCATGGAAGATTGTTGGTCGCGTGATCCTGAAAGTCGCCCATCGTTCACCGAGATAACTAACCGGTTACGATCTATGTATAAGGCGCTTCAAGCAAAAGGGGTTGTCAGGCACGACAGATAA